The proteins below come from a single Prolixibacter sp. NT017 genomic window:
- a CDS encoding beta-N-acetylhexosaminidase gives MKSFATLLTLSIALLCMACQPVPKAVRPVEVIPQPWQLTTKETPDFILKTSTPVIISDSTMLPAVEQLRRTTKMNLPASFASSSPTGKKVIRFQYNPALDSLTNEGYTLSIDQKQVLIQSSGAAGLFYAVETIRQLLPATVEKDTLPALALPAVEITDKPRFRWRGMHLDVSRHFMPVDFIKKYIDYLAMHKLNVFHWHLVDGIGWRIEIKSHPRLTEWGAWRVVKPGKMPWQDFEVWKPGDNRPKYGGFYTQKQIKEIVAYAKKRFVTVVPEIELPGHSEVVFQCYPQLLGKDKNGKRLPNTGVYCASNPASYQLLEDVIDEVVQLFPSKYIHIGGDEVNKSNWKKCVSCQKLMREKHLTPNGLQSYFINHFDKYLKSKGRKLIGWHEILQGKLSPTASIMYWGGEDGVKRVLDKGHPTVLTTGSVLYFDHYQSLSDNEPRAFGGYSPLKKVYDYEPLPKNATPADASRLLGVQANVWTEYMPNAKHVEYMVFPRMAALSEIAWQQKGTKNWHRFQSKMERMLSRYRELNINYAPSAYRPTINFSVSPENKKLKVDITTELPAGIIYTTDGSVPTLNNGIHYTQPFLLDHSTTVKAISVKDSVALVKPEIKKAIVHKARGAKVILKSKPTAQYSAHGGQTLTDLDFGGDKWGNGKWIGVIGKDFDAIVQLDSVMNVHEVGLNCLEDSGAGIRFPVGMDVWLSEDGRNYRHVKSWKQAEPANPKTSPEIKVKTIRVDFPEQACRYIRVKAKYAHVPHQGVFIFTDEIEVY, from the coding sequence ATGAAGTCTTTCGCCACCTTGCTCACCCTTTCTATCGCGCTTCTGTGTATGGCCTGTCAGCCCGTTCCAAAAGCCGTCCGACCCGTCGAAGTGATTCCTCAGCCCTGGCAGCTGACCACCAAAGAAACGCCCGACTTCATTCTAAAGACCTCAACACCGGTTATTATTTCCGATTCCACCATGCTTCCGGCAGTGGAACAGTTGCGGCGTACAACCAAAATGAATCTTCCTGCCAGCTTTGCCAGCAGTTCACCTACCGGGAAGAAAGTCATCCGTTTTCAATACAATCCGGCGCTCGACTCACTCACCAACGAGGGTTACACCCTTTCGATAGATCAAAAACAGGTATTAATACAATCGTCCGGGGCAGCCGGGCTTTTCTATGCGGTCGAAACCATCCGGCAGCTTCTTCCGGCAACGGTGGAAAAAGATACGCTTCCGGCACTGGCGCTTCCGGCTGTCGAAATCACCGACAAACCCCGCTTCCGGTGGCGGGGCATGCACCTCGATGTGTCGCGCCACTTTATGCCCGTCGATTTCATTAAAAAGTACATCGACTACCTGGCCATGCACAAACTCAACGTTTTTCACTGGCACCTGGTCGATGGCATTGGCTGGCGAATCGAAATCAAATCACATCCCAGGCTGACCGAATGGGGCGCCTGGCGGGTGGTTAAACCGGGGAAAATGCCCTGGCAGGATTTCGAGGTATGGAAACCGGGCGATAACCGTCCGAAATACGGCGGCTTTTATACCCAGAAACAGATCAAAGAGATTGTTGCTTACGCGAAAAAGCGCTTTGTTACCGTGGTACCTGAAATTGAGTTACCCGGCCATTCCGAGGTAGTTTTTCAGTGTTATCCGCAACTGCTCGGCAAGGATAAAAACGGGAAACGACTGCCGAACACCGGTGTTTACTGCGCCAGCAACCCGGCGAGTTATCAGCTGCTGGAAGATGTCATCGACGAAGTGGTTCAGCTCTTTCCGTCGAAATACATCCACATTGGCGGCGACGAGGTGAATAAGAGTAACTGGAAGAAATGTGTTTCCTGCCAGAAGCTGATGCGCGAAAAGCATCTGACGCCCAACGGTCTTCAGAGTTACTTCATCAACCACTTCGACAAATACCTGAAATCGAAGGGACGGAAGCTCATCGGGTGGCACGAAATCCTGCAAGGCAAGCTCTCTCCCACGGCCAGCATTATGTATTGGGGCGGCGAAGACGGCGTGAAACGGGTACTCGACAAAGGCCACCCCACGGTGCTGACAACCGGTTCGGTGCTCTACTTCGACCATTACCAAAGCCTCAGCGATAACGAGCCCAGGGCATTTGGCGGTTATTCTCCGCTAAAGAAGGTATACGATTATGAGCCGCTGCCAAAAAATGCCACACCGGCTGATGCTTCGCGCTTATTGGGCGTGCAGGCCAATGTGTGGACCGAGTACATGCCCAATGCCAAACATGTGGAATATATGGTGTTTCCGCGCATGGCCGCGCTGTCGGAAATTGCGTGGCAACAAAAAGGAACCAAAAACTGGCACCGTTTCCAGTCCAAAATGGAACGAATGCTGAGCCGCTACAGGGAACTCAACATCAACTATGCACCGAGCGCCTACCGGCCAACCATTAACTTCTCGGTTAGCCCGGAAAATAAGAAACTGAAAGTGGACATCACCACCGAACTTCCGGCCGGCATTATTTATACAACCGATGGCTCAGTGCCAACGCTCAACAACGGCATACATTATACCCAACCGTTTTTGCTCGACCACTCCACTACCGTGAAGGCGATTTCGGTAAAAGACAGTGTTGCTTTGGTGAAGCCGGAAATCAAAAAGGCCATTGTTCACAAAGCACGGGGAGCGAAAGTGATATTGAAAAGCAAGCCAACGGCCCAATACAGCGCACACGGCGGACAAACACTGACCGACCTGGATTTTGGCGGCGACAAATGGGGCAACGGCAAATGGATTGGCGTCATTGGGAAAGATTTCGACGCCATTGTTCAGCTCGACTCGGTGATGAACGTTCACGAGGTGGGCCTGAATTGCCTGGAAGATTCGGGCGCCGGCATCCGCTTCCCGGTAGGCATGGATGTATGGTTATCGGAAGACGGGCGAAACTACCGGCATGTGAAAAGTTGGAAACAAGCCGAACCGGCGAACCCGAAAACATCGCCGGAAATAAAGGTAAAAACCATCAGGGTTGATTTCCCCGAACAGGCGTGCCGCTACATCCGGGTAAAAGCAAAATATGCGCATGTTCCGCACCAGGGCGTATTTATTTTCACCGATGAGATTGAGGTGTACTAG
- a CDS encoding SusC/RagA family TonB-linked outer membrane protein has product MKKKLFLFLAFLGFLTGQQAFAQTEIKGSVKSPEGESIPGVNVVIKGTTNGTITDIDGNYTIQAPGGGVLVFSFIGYKPQEIPIDGQKTINVVLKKNTEAIDEVVVTALGIKTEKKRLGYATQEITGKQLTQVEDVNVMNTLAGKVSGLTVHTKTGLFQAPDFLLRGKKPLIVLDGIPISTDFYDISSDDIASINVLKGTAASALYGSRGKDGAIMITTKTAAKGKLNISVSNSEMFSAGFVAFPKVQSEYGNGSNGQYKFVDGAGGGIHDDDLIWGPKLDQGTKIVQWNSPIKDLQTGELIQWKGPVKGTKYDDSNRYERVATPWVSHPDNLKNFLETGIVSNSNFSISSSNDKGSVRLSGSHMYQKGMVPNSSLKSTGINMSSHYKISNNLTLDAKLSYNKVYTDNYPRHGYGPLNHMYTIVVWMGYDVDVRDMRDYWMKGRENYKQANWNYLWYNNPYFMAYECTQGYDRNVINSNVSLNYQLLPNLSIQARGAVRNRFQYENRKTPKSYLYYGNSVLGNFEDWKTKWNYYDFDVLATYTKSFSDKFSLDAFAGASSFSYDYDYQYASTDGLITGGLFNLGNSLGPVKAENRIEKKATRSVYGSVNIELFKAFYGTVSGRNDWSSTLPVDNNSYFYPSVSGSFVFDNIAKLPSWMSHAQVRSTWAQVSTDLSVYSLYNTYSNTAMYGSTPGMSYPSGLANSEIKPAKSTSWELGGNIGLFKNRLSIDATYYQVKDENQIIDLPISITSGFDSRKVNGNVYNTTGVELMVNVVPVLTSKMRWNMAINWSTNKKVLSEIYGGADKFGYLHKDERVDSYYATVWEKSPDGQTIIDQASGLPIRDPFARKLGHLNANWQFGFNNTFTVGHWQFNAQVDGRVGGIMPSLTVAKLWWGGKHPESVANRDAEYAGKLYVPDGVAVVSGDVQYDTDGNIVSDTRVFARNEKGLKYSNWAMTYGYRAKGLGVNTFDASFIKLREASIKYDCSSLFAGTVVKEAYVQLIGRNLAMWKKAKLIDPDFGNDDHLQDPSARYVGFGLGVKF; this is encoded by the coding sequence ATGAAAAAAAAGCTTTTTCTGTTTCTGGCCTTTCTGGGATTCCTTACGGGACAACAGGCCTTTGCGCAAACAGAAATAAAAGGGTCTGTTAAAAGTCCGGAAGGAGAATCGATTCCGGGCGTGAATGTGGTGATAAAAGGCACCACCAACGGAACAATAACCGATATCGACGGAAACTATACCATTCAGGCGCCGGGTGGAGGCGTGCTGGTATTTTCCTTTATCGGATACAAGCCTCAGGAAATTCCCATCGATGGACAGAAAACCATTAATGTTGTCCTGAAGAAAAATACTGAAGCAATTGACGAAGTAGTTGTCACCGCATTGGGGATTAAAACCGAGAAGAAGCGCCTTGGGTATGCTACGCAGGAGATAACCGGTAAACAACTTACCCAGGTGGAAGATGTGAACGTGATGAATACCCTCGCGGGAAAAGTTTCCGGGTTGACTGTTCACACCAAAACTGGTTTATTTCAGGCACCTGATTTTCTCCTTCGCGGGAAAAAGCCATTGATAGTACTGGACGGTATTCCTATCTCGACTGACTTTTATGACATTTCGAGTGATGATATTGCCAGCATTAACGTGCTGAAAGGCACAGCAGCTTCGGCCTTATACGGCTCACGGGGTAAAGATGGCGCTATCATGATTACCACAAAAACAGCGGCTAAAGGGAAACTGAATATTTCCGTCAGCAACAGCGAAATGTTCTCCGCCGGATTTGTCGCTTTTCCGAAAGTGCAAAGCGAATATGGTAACGGTTCCAACGGACAGTACAAATTTGTCGATGGAGCCGGCGGCGGTATTCACGATGACGACTTGATTTGGGGACCGAAGCTGGATCAGGGCACCAAAATCGTTCAGTGGAACAGCCCGATTAAAGATTTGCAAACGGGCGAGCTGATTCAATGGAAAGGGCCGGTGAAAGGAACAAAATACGATGACTCGAACCGGTACGAACGTGTCGCAACGCCCTGGGTTTCGCATCCCGATAACCTGAAGAATTTCCTGGAAACAGGAATCGTATCCAATTCCAATTTCAGCATCAGCTCTTCTAACGACAAAGGTTCTGTCCGCCTGTCGGGAAGCCATATGTATCAAAAAGGTATGGTGCCGAACTCTTCGTTGAAAAGCACCGGCATCAACATGAGCTCGCACTATAAGATTTCGAATAACCTGACGTTGGATGCCAAGCTTTCGTATAACAAAGTGTACACCGATAATTATCCTCGCCACGGCTATGGCCCGCTGAACCACATGTACACGATTGTGGTGTGGATGGGTTACGATGTTGACGTTCGTGATATGCGTGATTACTGGATGAAAGGTCGCGAAAACTACAAGCAGGCCAACTGGAATTATCTGTGGTACAATAACCCGTATTTCATGGCTTATGAATGTACGCAAGGTTATGACAGGAACGTTATCAACAGTAATGTGTCGCTAAATTACCAGCTTCTGCCTAATTTATCTATACAGGCGCGTGGTGCGGTACGAAACCGTTTTCAGTACGAAAACCGGAAAACACCGAAAAGTTACCTCTATTACGGGAACAGTGTGCTGGGAAATTTTGAGGACTGGAAAACCAAGTGGAACTATTACGACTTCGATGTTCTGGCAACTTATACGAAGAGCTTTTCCGATAAATTCAGCCTTGATGCGTTTGCCGGAGCTTCTTCTTTTAGCTACGATTACGACTACCAATATGCTTCTACGGATGGTTTGATTACAGGTGGGCTTTTTAACCTGGGTAACAGCCTGGGGCCGGTGAAAGCTGAAAACCGAATTGAAAAGAAGGCAACCCGGAGTGTATACGGTAGTGTGAACATCGAGCTGTTTAAAGCATTTTACGGAACGGTATCAGGTCGTAACGACTGGTCATCGACGCTTCCGGTCGATAACAACTCGTATTTCTATCCTTCGGTGTCGGGTAGTTTTGTTTTCGACAACATTGCAAAATTACCTTCCTGGATGAGTCATGCACAGGTGCGTTCAACCTGGGCACAGGTATCGACCGATTTGAGCGTGTACAGTCTGTACAATACTTACTCCAATACTGCGATGTATGGTTCGACTCCCGGTATGTCATATCCGTCCGGTTTGGCCAACAGTGAAATTAAGCCGGCTAAATCTACGTCATGGGAACTAGGTGGAAATATTGGACTCTTCAAAAATCGGCTGAGTATTGATGCGACCTATTACCAGGTAAAAGACGAAAACCAAATCATCGATCTACCGATTTCTATTACGTCCGGATTTGATTCCCGCAAGGTAAACGGCAACGTGTATAACACGACCGGTGTGGAGTTGATGGTGAACGTAGTTCCTGTACTGACCAGCAAAATGCGCTGGAACATGGCGATTAACTGGTCTACCAACAAGAAGGTGCTCAGCGAAATTTACGGCGGTGCTGATAAGTTTGGTTATCTGCACAAAGACGAACGTGTAGACAGCTATTATGCCACTGTTTGGGAAAAATCTCCCGACGGACAGACTATTATCGATCAGGCGAGTGGTTTGCCTATCCGTGACCCGTTTGCACGGAAATTGGGCCATCTCAATGCGAATTGGCAGTTTGGTTTTAATAATACGTTTACCGTTGGACACTGGCAATTCAACGCACAGGTTGATGGTCGCGTAGGCGGAATTATGCCTTCCCTTACCGTTGCTAAACTCTGGTGGGGTGGAAAGCATCCGGAGTCGGTAGCCAACCGCGATGCTGAATATGCAGGTAAGCTCTATGTTCCGGACGGAGTTGCCGTGGTCAGCGGTGATGTTCAGTATGACACTGACGGTAATATTGTTTCGGATACCAGAGTGTTCGCCAGGAATGAGAAAGGACTGAAGTATTCTAACTGGGCGATGACGTATGGTTATCGTGCGAAGGGGTTAGGAGTGAATACTTTCGATGCTTCTTTTATCAAACTCCGTGAGGCTTCAATTAAGTACGATTGCTCCTCACTTTTTGCCGGAACGGTTGTAAAAGAAGCGTATGTGCAGCTGATTGGCCGGAACCTCGCTATGTGGAAAAAAGCAAAGTTGATTGATCCTGACTTTGGTAATGATGATCACTTGCAGGATCCTTCGGCACGGTATGTTGGTTTTGGACTGGGTGTTAAATTCTAA
- a CDS encoding SusD/RagB family nutrient-binding outer membrane lipoprotein encodes MKFLQKSILLFLLAGTLFSCEKLQDINDNPNNAPVTHPKLLLKDIAWNAFDGQGTGSMFASRVMVSSDGASNEQYYTWDRDNFDRYNQLRNITKMMEEADKQGTPEYTYLAHFFRAYQFYQLTRRFGDIPYSDALKGETDGVYAPKYDEQSKIIPALLDELKAANEGLKSVTYIDGDIIYGGDPVKWRKLINSFRLRILMNLSNKANDATLDIPARFRNIYQNEPLMESIDDAGQLVYLDQKGSRYFEFLGKFGSVGMDSTFVQLLKDRQDPRLFVFCQPNPNAVSAGLPVNDFDAYGGADPTLTFGAISDERNKGYVSMVNPRYFDDPVNEPHKLMGYEELQFILAEATVRGWIEGGDLAKAKAFYNEGIKASFLFYRKYAEKYAAYLGDDAIAEYLNQPMVNFDNATTFDERIRYIITQKYIQFYFQTGWEQFYNHRRTGYPKFLTGGAVGNNGQVPVRWMYPEDEYNTNAANVQDAVARQFNGDDNINGTMWLLK; translated from the coding sequence ATGAAATTCTTACAAAAATCGATATTACTCTTCCTGTTGGCCGGCACGCTGTTTTCGTGTGAGAAACTGCAGGATATTAATGATAATCCTAACAATGCTCCGGTTACCCATCCCAAACTTCTGTTGAAAGATATAGCATGGAATGCGTTCGACGGGCAGGGAACCGGTTCGATGTTTGCGTCGCGGGTAATGGTTAGCTCCGATGGGGCCAGCAACGAACAATACTATACCTGGGATCGCGATAATTTTGACCGCTACAATCAGCTTCGGAATATTACAAAGATGATGGAAGAGGCAGACAAGCAGGGTACACCTGAATACACTTATCTGGCTCATTTCTTCCGTGCTTATCAGTTTTACCAGTTGACCCGCCGGTTTGGGGATATACCCTATTCCGATGCTTTAAAAGGGGAAACAGATGGGGTATATGCACCAAAATACGATGAGCAATCGAAGATTATTCCGGCTTTGCTGGATGAACTGAAAGCCGCGAATGAAGGTTTGAAAAGTGTAACCTATATTGACGGAGATATTATCTACGGAGGTGATCCTGTAAAATGGCGTAAGCTGATTAACTCTTTCCGGTTACGTATTTTGATGAACCTCTCAAATAAAGCGAATGATGCTACGTTGGATATTCCGGCGCGTTTTCGGAATATCTATCAAAACGAGCCGTTGATGGAGAGTATCGACGATGCTGGCCAACTGGTTTATCTTGACCAAAAGGGAAGCCGCTATTTTGAGTTCCTGGGTAAATTCGGCTCGGTCGGGATGGATTCCACTTTCGTTCAACTGCTGAAGGACCGCCAGGACCCAAGATTGTTTGTTTTCTGTCAACCGAATCCGAATGCTGTATCTGCAGGTCTTCCTGTAAACGATTTTGACGCATATGGTGGTGCCGATCCTACGTTGACATTCGGTGCGATTTCCGACGAGAGAAACAAAGGATATGTTTCCATGGTGAATCCGCGTTATTTTGACGACCCGGTGAACGAGCCTCACAAATTGATGGGGTACGAAGAGCTGCAGTTTATTCTGGCGGAAGCGACGGTTCGTGGCTGGATTGAAGGTGGCGATTTGGCGAAAGCAAAGGCCTTTTATAATGAAGGAATCAAAGCATCGTTTCTTTTCTACCGAAAGTATGCAGAAAAATATGCTGCATATTTGGGAGATGATGCTATCGCTGAATACCTGAATCAACCAATGGTTAATTTTGATAATGCTACGACTTTCGATGAGCGTATTCGGTACATTATCACGCAGAAATATATCCAGTTTTATTTCCAGACTGGCTGGGAACAGTTTTATAACCATCGCCGAACAGGATATCCAAAATTTCTGACCGGCGGTGCGGTTGGAAATAATGGCCAGGTTCCGGTGCGTTGGATGTATCCCGAAGATGAATATAACACCAATGCTGCCAATGTGCAGGATGCTGTTGCGAGACAATTCAATGGCGATGATAATATTAATGGAACAATGTGGTTATTGAAATAA
- a CDS encoding GNAT family N-acetyltransferase gives MVKFRKYRNEDFDEVVALHKKALEAIGMYRGEGPWDNDLPYLDTIYGGDNGYFLVGDEEGRIVAMGAFRKTTGHLAEIKRMRVDPDYQGTGLARELYVQLENEAVSRGYEKFHLETSEPQMAARKFYQKVGFRETGTAIIDGTLSVLMEKDLPQK, from the coding sequence ATGGTAAAATTCAGGAAGTACCGCAACGAGGATTTCGATGAGGTAGTAGCATTGCATAAAAAAGCGCTCGAGGCTATTGGAATGTACCGGGGAGAAGGGCCTTGGGACAATGATTTACCCTATTTGGATACGATATATGGTGGCGATAATGGCTATTTCCTGGTAGGCGACGAAGAAGGTAGGATTGTGGCGATGGGAGCTTTTCGGAAAACAACCGGGCATTTGGCTGAAATTAAGCGAATGCGTGTCGATCCGGATTACCAGGGAACGGGACTGGCGCGGGAATTATACGTTCAATTGGAGAATGAGGCCGTATCGCGTGGCTATGAGAAATTCCACCTGGAGACATCAGAACCACAAATGGCAGCCCGGAAATTCTACCAAAAGGTTGGTTTCCGTGAAACCGGAACAGCCATTATAGACGGGACATTAAGTGTTTTGATGGAAAAGGACTTGCCTCAAAAATAA
- the asnB gene encoding asparagine synthase B produces the protein MCGIVGVFDLKVDSQQLRPQVLEMSKKIRHRGPDWSGIFCEDKAILAHERLSIVDPSSGGQPLYSKDGNLVLAVNGEIYNHQGIRDRYKDSYEFLTKSDCEVILPLYREKGKEFLEELNGIFAFALYDKEKDEYLIARDHIGIIPLYMGRDQHGNFYVASELKSLEGVCNKIEEFLPGHYWSSKEGEMKRWYQRDWMEYDNVKDNPASIDELRDALEAAVHRQLMSDVPYGVLLSGGLDSSVISAIAKKYAAHRVETQDEKDAWWPQLHSFAIGLEGSPDLAAAQKVADHIGTVHHEIHFTIQEGLDAVKDVIYHLETYDVTTVRASTPMYLMSRVIKSMGVKMVLSGEGADEIFGGYLYFHKAPDAKSFHEETIRKLSKLHLYDCLRANKSLAAWGVEGRVPFLDKEFLDVAMRLNPEEKMAKNGRMEKWVVRKAFEDYLPDSVVWRQKEQFSDGVGYSWIDTLKSIAAEEVTDEQLANAKFRFPVNPPMSKEEYFYRAIFSEHFPSDQAAACVPSVPSIACSTAEALAWDESFRSGADPSGRAVKNVHQQAYE, from the coding sequence ATGTGTGGAATTGTCGGTGTATTTGACCTGAAAGTAGATTCGCAGCAGCTGCGACCACAGGTTTTGGAAATGTCCAAGAAGATTCGCCATCGCGGTCCGGATTGGTCCGGTATTTTTTGCGAGGACAAAGCCATTTTGGCTCACGAAAGATTATCCATTGTCGATCCTTCATCGGGGGGACAACCGTTGTACAGCAAAGACGGTAATTTGGTTCTGGCTGTGAATGGTGAAATTTATAATCATCAGGGGATTCGCGACCGCTACAAAGACTCATACGAGTTCCTCACCAAATCAGATTGTGAAGTAATTCTTCCCCTTTACCGGGAAAAAGGAAAAGAATTTCTGGAAGAGTTAAACGGAATTTTTGCCTTTGCTCTTTACGATAAAGAAAAGGATGAATACCTGATTGCCCGCGACCACATTGGTATTATTCCATTGTACATGGGCAGGGATCAGCACGGAAACTTTTATGTTGCCTCCGAGTTGAAATCGCTGGAAGGCGTTTGCAACAAGATTGAGGAATTTCTGCCGGGCCATTACTGGTCAAGTAAGGAAGGCGAAATGAAACGCTGGTACCAACGCGACTGGATGGAGTATGACAATGTAAAAGACAATCCTGCCTCCATCGACGAGCTACGCGACGCTTTGGAAGCAGCGGTTCACCGTCAGTTGATGTCCGATGTACCTTACGGCGTATTGTTGTCAGGTGGCCTCGATTCGTCGGTTATTTCCGCTATAGCGAAGAAATACGCGGCACACAGGGTGGAAACGCAGGATGAAAAAGATGCCTGGTGGCCACAGTTACACTCTTTCGCCATTGGTTTGGAAGGTTCGCCCGATTTGGCTGCGGCACAAAAAGTAGCCGATCATATTGGTACCGTTCACCATGAAATTCACTTCACCATACAGGAAGGATTAGATGCGGTGAAAGATGTGATTTACCACCTGGAAACCTATGACGTAACTACCGTACGGGCTTCCACTCCGATGTATCTCATGTCGCGGGTCATCAAATCGATGGGCGTAAAAATGGTGCTTTCCGGCGAAGGTGCTGATGAAATTTTCGGTGGCTACCTCTACTTCCATAAGGCACCCGATGCCAAATCTTTCCACGAAGAAACCATTCGAAAACTAAGCAAACTGCACTTGTACGACTGTTTGAGAGCAAATAAATCATTAGCTGCCTGGGGAGTTGAAGGACGTGTTCCATTTCTCGACAAAGAATTCCTGGACGTAGCTATGCGCCTGAATCCGGAAGAAAAAATGGCGAAAAATGGCCGTATGGAGAAATGGGTAGTTCGTAAAGCATTTGAGGATTATTTGCCGGATAGTGTTGTATGGCGCCAAAAAGAGCAGTTCTCCGACGGTGTAGGCTACAGCTGGATTGATACACTGAAATCAATTGCAGCTGAGGAGGTGACAGACGAACAATTGGCCAACGCCAAATTCCGTTTCCCGGTTAATCCGCCGATGTCGAAAGAAGAATATTTTTACCGGGCCATTTTCAGTGAGCATTTTCCGTCGGACCAGGCCGCTGCCTGTGTTCCGTCGGTACCGTCAATCGCTTGCAGTACAGCGGAAGCACTTGCTTGGGATGAGTCATTTCGGAGCGGTGCCGACCCGAGTGGGCGTGCGGTGAAAAATGTTCACCAACAGGCTTACGAATAA
- a CDS encoding glycosyltransferase family 4 protein: MHILHISTIKEWRGGDAQMLTTHGLLEPMTDVQQTILCQEGSVLSEKCRSRNINYYTAPLDTKLATSFRKKIKQVIRDEQIDIVHVHDSRAFSLILLIIGQYPDVKLVYSRKRNNPIAKNIFKRIKYNHKRVNKIVCVSNAVRDVFKGIAKDMDKVVTLYDSIDVSFFVSQKNAGALRNEYHLSDDTLLVGNIAGLTPQKDLFTFIDTAELILQKTNKKVKFVIVGDGELKEELQAYCKRKNIEEHIIFAGFRTDVPQIFSELSLLLMTSKDEGLPLTIYEAFAVGVPVVTTKAGGIAEAVIPDETGYLTEIKDKDDLAEGVLKVLNDGNYAKFIVQNARNLVKERFDLPRMRNDYYELYKSL, from the coding sequence ATGCATATTTTACATATTTCAACCATCAAAGAGTGGCGAGGCGGAGATGCGCAGATGTTGACCACTCATGGGTTACTAGAGCCGATGACAGACGTGCAACAAACTATTCTTTGCCAGGAGGGGTCCGTCCTTTCAGAAAAATGTCGGAGCCGAAATATTAACTACTATACGGCTCCTCTGGATACGAAATTAGCCACGTCTTTCCGAAAGAAAATTAAGCAGGTAATTCGGGATGAGCAAATTGATATTGTGCATGTTCACGATTCAAGGGCTTTCTCATTAATATTGCTCATCATTGGACAGTATCCGGACGTTAAACTGGTTTATTCGAGAAAGAGAAACAATCCGATAGCTAAGAATATTTTCAAGCGAATAAAGTATAACCATAAGCGAGTCAATAAGATTGTTTGTGTTTCAAATGCCGTGAGAGATGTTTTCAAAGGTATTGCGAAAGATATGGACAAAGTGGTAACCCTTTATGACAGTATTGATGTTAGCTTTTTTGTTTCGCAGAAAAATGCGGGCGCTTTAAGAAACGAGTACCATTTGTCGGATGACACTTTGCTGGTGGGGAACATTGCCGGGCTTACTCCGCAGAAGGATCTTTTTACCTTTATTGACACCGCCGAATTGATTCTTCAGAAGACCAATAAAAAAGTAAAGTTTGTGATAGTTGGCGACGGAGAACTAAAAGAGGAATTACAAGCTTATTGTAAAAGAAAAAATATTGAAGAGCACATTATATTTGCCGGCTTTAGGACAGATGTTCCACAGATATTTTCGGAGTTGAGTTTGTTGCTAATGACGTCGAAAGACGAAGGGCTTCCCTTAACCATTTATGAGGCATTTGCTGTGGGAGTGCCGGTGGTTACAACCAAAGCCGGAGGTATAGCAGAAGCTGTTATTCCTGATGAAACAGGTTACCTTACTGAAATAAAAGATAAAGACGACTTAGCCGAAGGAGTGCTCAAAGTTCTTAATGACGGCAATTATGCAAAGTTCATTGTGCAGAATGCCCGAAATCTTGTAAAGGAGCGATTTGACCTGCCCCGGATGAGAAATGATTATTATGAATTGTATAAAAGCCTCTGA